The region GGACCGTCCTCTCCTTGTCCCCGACCTACCGCAAGTCGGGCCTGTTCGAGGGCAACTCGTCCAGCGTGGGACACTACATGGCCGTCCAGAACAGCAAGAACGGGAAGTCCCTGAAGAGGCACTCCATCATGTCCGTCCTGCCGTGGAAACGCCTCGTGGCAGCCTCCACCAAGAAGCGGCAACCGAAGAAGGCCCAACCGCCGGCGGCTACCAGAACAACGTCACCCACCTCAACAGCGAGAACTTGAAGAAGTCCCTCTCCTGCGCCAACCTCTCCAGCTTCGCCCAGGAACACCGGGACTCCAACGCCAAGGTGGTAGGGTCCACCGTGTCCAAGGCCAACCCGCTGCCGTCCCCCAAACGGGTGGTGGTGCAGGCGTCCACCAGCGAGCTGCTGAGGTGTCTGGGGAGTTCCTCTGCCGAGGTGTTACAAGCTGAAGCACCTCTCGCCCACGGAGCCGGTGTTGTGGCTACGGAGCGTGGACCGGTCCTTGCTTCTCCAAGGGTGGCAGGACCAAGGGTTCATCACCCCGGCCAACGTGGTCTTCCTGTACATGCTCTGCCGGGATGTCATCTCTTCGGAGCTGGCCAGCGAGCAGGAGTTGCAGGCGGCGCTGTTGACCTGCGTCTACCTGTCCTACTCGTACATGGGCAATGAGATCTCCTACCCGCTGAAGCCCTTCCTGGTGGAGAGCTGCAAGGAGGCCTTCTGGGACCGCTGCCTCTCCGTCATCGGCCTGATGAGCCCCAAGATGCTGAGATTAACTCGGACGCTCAGTTCTTCACCCAGGTCTTCGCTGACCTCAAGGCGAGGGTGGGCAGGAGGACAGGGGCCGGCCGATGATGGGGCTGGATCGGTGAGCCGGGGGGTgggatgggaaagggggggataAGAGACATCGgcggagaaggagggggggggggggttacaccgCCTTGCACTGGACTTCGGAAAAGGCGAGGGGTCACAGAGGtcactggcagtgaaggggttcatGTTTGGAGGGGGTGGGAGCGCCACCGATCTTCGACGCAGTAAGGCACTCAGGAATTGGGTTCAAGGCACCATATTCTCATTTATAAGGTTTTCGACTATAACCCCAATGACCCCCTGGGTGGGCTGGACCTGCCCAGATGGTAACCCTACCCCTGTGCCACTTCCTGATCTCCTATTACGTGACCCCCCGTGACCTCCTTTGTGTTTGCGATGAGTCGGCGCCCCTGAGCTGGCCCGCGCCGCCCCTTTCTCACCACACCCCGCTAAGTAGACGGATCAGCGCATAATTATTATCCCTGCGTAATTAGCAGCCGTCCCGGTTTATCCTGTGCTAATTTCGGAACCAGGGCGtgcgcagtgtaaccccttcactgccggcgGGTACCCGTCGGCAATAACCGTAGGGTGTGTTGACCCTCTTCGCTTCGGGTTTTTAGCTAGACGTATATATATGTGGCGCCTGATATTGCTCTCTGCAGATTCCTCTGCAGACAGTGGGACGCCGTAGTCTACAGATGGAAGGTGTAGAAGGATttagggggggtgtgggggggggttaataCACAGTGTACATACATAGAAGAGTGTATCGTCCAGCTATGTCCTAGAGGTCAGACGTGCACTGGCTGCTTTTAATTGGTGAGGTGAAGCAAGAAGTCGTTAAGTcactgagggggaggggggggggattgacgGAGGACTAAGCTAATTACTACTGAGCCACAACAGACCCGTAACCCCTCCTCTCCCAAGCCCAGGAAAGAGCTGCTATCATTTCAGTGGGAGGAGCAGAGGATatgcccctcccaccccttccccccaacccttccccccaacccttccccccacttcctcccccccaaaccctccaccacttcccccccaacccttcccccccaacccttcccaccacttcctccCCTCAAAACCCTACcaccacttcctcccccccaaaCCCTTCCCTACTTACCCCCCaaaacccttccccccccaaccaccccctctccctcaaacCTC is a window of Ascaphus truei isolate aAscTru1 chromosome 23, aAscTru1.hap1, whole genome shotgun sequence DNA encoding:
- the CDK5R1 gene encoding LOW QUALITY PROTEIN: cyclin-dependent kinase 5 activator 1 (The sequence of the model RefSeq protein was modified relative to this genomic sequence to represent the inferred CDS: inserted 5 bases in 4 codons); this encodes MGTVLSLSPTYRKSGLFEGNSSSVGHYMAVQNSKNGKSLKRHSIMSVLPWKRLVAASTKKRQPKKAQPXGGYQNNVTHLNSENLKKSLSCANLSSFAQEHRDSNAKVVGSTVSKANPLPSPKRVVVQASTSELLRCLGSSSAXRCYKLKHLSPTEPVLWLRSVDRSLLLQGWQDQGFITPANVVFLYMLCRDVISSELASEQELQAALLTCVYLSYSYMGNEISYPLKPFLVESCKEAFWDRCLSVIGLMSPKMLXINSDAQFFTQVFADLKXEGGQEDRGRPMMGLDR